From the Mesorhizobium koreense genome, the window CTCGCGAAGGAGGCGCGCCAATATTACCCGGGTTTCAACGTCATGTCGGATACCTACGCATGCTGATAAAATATTTCGTTCGTTGATCCCAGCGCTCTCCGACAACCGATCTCGTTCGCGCGTTTGGCTACAGTCCCAGAATCGCCCGACCCGGCCCACGCTGCCGTCGACGGATCGAGCCAGATCCCGACGGCGCCTAGACATTCCGCTTACTGTCCACGAGAATCATTTCCGATGCTTTTTCTCCAATCATGATCGAAGGGGCATTGGTATTTCCGCTTGTGATGATGGGCATGATGGAGGCGTCGGCCACACGCAATCTGGCTATGCCGTGAACGCGTAGCCTGGCGTCAACAACCGCAGCTCTATCGTCACCCATCTTGCATGTACCAACAGGGTGAAGGGTCGTATTGGCGGCGTCTTTGATCCATTCTCGCAGGCTTTCCTCAGACGTGCGGCCTGGCCCTGGCCCCAACTCGCGCCCACGGTAATCGTCGAATGCCTTTTGTGCGACCACTTCGCGCACAAGCGCGATACCCTTGATCAGTGCGTCGATGTCGGAGCGGTTAGTGAGATAGTTTGCGTGAATTGCGACCGAATCACGCGGATTGCGAGAACGAAGGGCTATGTAGCCGCGGCTGGCGGGATTGACGGGCCCGACGATGAACGTGAATCCGTGCTTGGGTTGCCCGTTTCGTCGTTCCAACCAGTGGAGTCCAGCGGTCGAACTATGCAAAGCAGGCATGAAGTGTATCTGGATGTCTGGCGCCAAAAGATTTGGATCGGACTTGATGAAGGCGCCGCCTTCGTATGGGAAAGTTGAGATCACACCTCGTCCGAAGACACCCTTCAATAGCGCCAAGGCAAAGCGATCAACGCGCAGGTGCCGATAGAGGGAAACTGGACGCCGGCATTCATAGTCCACGCGGACATCGACATGGTCTTGAAGGTTCTTGCCTACGCCTGGGAGCGAATGCACGACCGATATCCCGTGCCTACCCAATTCGGCCGGATCGCCGATCCCCGAGAGCATTAGAATTTGCGGCGAGTTGACCGCACCGGCGGCGAGCACGATTTCCTGCCTTGCCCGGGCTGTGATGACGCGCCCGTGATGCTCGTATTCAACCCCGATGGCCTGGCAATTGTGAACCACGATACGGTTGGCGCTTGCTCCCGTCGCGATAGTCACATTCGGCCGAACCCTCGCCGGATGCAGGAATGCGTGAGCAGAACTCCAACGCCTGCCAAACCGTATGTTGAAATCATAGCGACCAAATCCTGCTTGCTCGCTGCCGTTGAAGTCGTCGTTAACAGGATGACCAGCCTGGCTGCCGGCTTGCACGAATGTATCGAAGAGCTCGTTTTCACCCATCCCCCGCGTGACGATCAATGGGCCATTCTGAGCATGGAAGTCGTTGCGACGTTCGTGATGCCCCTCCGAACGCCGGAAAAGAGGAAGCACGTCGGCATAGCTCCAGCCTTCATTGCCGAGCTGCGCCCACCTGTCGTAGTCATGGGAGTTCCCCCGAACGTAGATCATGCCATTGATTGTCGAGCTACCGCCCAGGACCTTGCCACGCGGCCAGTAGATTCGCCGTCCGTTCAACTTATCTTGAGGCTCGGTCAGATAACCCCAGTTGTATGTTTTTAGATAAATGAGTTTTCCCATCAGCATGGGCAACCGAAAAACAGGGTTGTTGTCGCGGCCGCCAGCTTCGAGGACAAGCACTCGATGGTCCGGATTGGCAGAGAGCCGGTTCGCTAAAACACATCCTGCCGAGCCCGCACCTATGACGATGAAGTCGTAGTCCTCCATCTGGCCGTCCTGCGCCTCTCTGATGATTCCGATGCCGTGCAATCGTCGACATCTAGCTGCGCAGGGTGCTCGCTGATATTGCTTCTTTGATCG encodes:
- a CDS encoding GMC family oxidoreductase; this encodes MEDYDFIVIGAGSAGCVLANRLSANPDHRVLVLEAGGRDNNPVFRLPMLMGKLIYLKTYNWGYLTEPQDKLNGRRIYWPRGKVLGGSSTINGMIYVRGNSHDYDRWAQLGNEGWSYADVLPLFRRSEGHHERRNDFHAQNGPLIVTRGMGENELFDTFVQAGSQAGHPVNDDFNGSEQAGFGRYDFNIRFGRRWSSAHAFLHPARVRPNVTIATGASANRIVVHNCQAIGVEYEHHGRVITARARQEIVLAAGAVNSPQILMLSGIGDPAELGRHGISVVHSLPGVGKNLQDHVDVRVDYECRRPVSLYRHLRVDRFALALLKGVFGRGVISTFPYEGGAFIKSDPNLLAPDIQIHFMPALHSSTAGLHWLERRNGQPKHGFTFIVGPVNPASRGYIALRSRNPRDSVAIHANYLTNRSDIDALIKGIALVREVVAQKAFDDYRGRELGPGPGRTSEESLREWIKDAANTTLHPVGTCKMGDDRAAVVDARLRVHGIARLRVADASIMPIITSGNTNAPSIMIGEKASEMILVDSKRNV